One Synechococcus sp. PROS-9-1 DNA window includes the following coding sequences:
- a CDS encoding ABC transporter permease subunit (The N-terminal region of this protein, as described by TIGR01726, is a three transmembrane segment that identifies a subfamily of ABC transporter permease subunits, which specificities that include histidine, arginine, glutamine, glutamate, L-cystine (sic), the opines (in Agrobacterium) octopine and nopaline, etc.) — MNRSKRLWLQVIIVLGLLTVMGILINNLAVNLIRTGLGLSFDWLWRPAGFALSEHSLPYQPSDSTAWALLMGWLNSLRVIVAGIVLATLLGVSTGAARRSLNPLLRQLAALYVGSIRQIPLLLQLLFWYFVAFLGLPSQPFAPLGAVIQLSNQGISLLGVTLSVEFAAVLLGLSVFTGASIAEVVRGGLDSVPRGQWEAFRSLGMTEGLGLRRIILPQALPAILPALSSQYLNLAKNSTLAIAVGYADLYAVSDTTITQTGRAIEGFLLLLLSFLLLNLLINGGMQLLNRAVLKNQNHH, encoded by the coding sequence ATGAATCGTTCAAAACGATTGTGGTTGCAGGTCATCATCGTGCTGGGGCTCCTCACCGTGATGGGGATTCTGATCAATAACCTTGCGGTCAATCTGATAAGAACAGGCCTAGGCCTCAGTTTTGATTGGCTGTGGCGACCCGCAGGTTTCGCGCTCAGTGAGCACTCCCTTCCTTATCAACCTTCAGACAGCACGGCCTGGGCACTGCTGATGGGATGGCTCAACAGCTTGCGCGTGATCGTTGCAGGAATTGTGTTGGCAACCCTGCTGGGCGTCAGCACCGGTGCTGCGCGCCGCAGCCTGAATCCGTTGTTAAGGCAGCTAGCAGCTCTCTATGTGGGATCCATTCGTCAGATTCCTCTCCTATTGCAGCTTCTGTTCTGGTACTTCGTTGCCTTTCTGGGACTTCCTTCCCAGCCATTCGCACCACTAGGAGCCGTGATCCAGCTGTCCAATCAGGGGATCAGCTTGCTCGGAGTCACGCTCAGTGTTGAGTTTGCAGCGGTCCTTCTCGGACTCAGCGTGTTTACGGGAGCATCCATTGCAGAAGTGGTTCGCGGTGGCCTCGATTCCGTCCCACGCGGCCAGTGGGAAGCCTTCCGCAGTCTGGGCATGACGGAGGGACTTGGATTACGCCGAATCATCCTTCCCCAGGCCCTCCCAGCAATTTTGCCTGCACTCAGCAGTCAATATTTGAATCTTGCCAAAAACAGCACGCTGGCGATTGCGGTGGGCTACGCCGATCTTTACGCGGTGAGTGACACAACCATCACCCAAACAGGACGAGCAATTGAAGGATTTTTGCTGCTTTTGCTGAGCTTTTTACTGCTGAACTTGCTTATCAATGGAGGGATGCAGCTGCTGAACCGAGCTGTTTTAAAAAACCAGAACCATCATTAA
- a CDS encoding amino acid ABC transporter ATP-binding protein, which yields MSIAIHAQSVSKSYSDDHRALDEVNLSVNLGEVLVVMGPSGSGKSTLIRTFNGLENIDEGQLEIVGIQLDSNHDERQIKRIRRRVGMVFQQFNLFPHLSILDNITLAPIRVKKTKKKEAELRALSLLSQMGIADQAMKRPAQLSGGQQQRVAIARALAMDPEVMLFDEPTSALDPERVKEVLDAMRTLASAGMTMVVVTHELGFAREVADRVLFMDAGKVVELSDAKTFFSHAKEERSRRFLNQMTN from the coding sequence ATGTCCATCGCCATTCACGCGCAGTCCGTTAGTAAGTCCTATTCCGACGATCATCGTGCTCTTGATGAGGTGAATCTCAGTGTCAACCTTGGCGAAGTTCTTGTTGTCATGGGGCCCTCTGGTTCAGGGAAAAGCACCTTGATCCGCACCTTCAATGGCTTGGAGAACATTGATGAAGGTCAATTAGAAATCGTAGGGATTCAGCTGGATTCCAACCATGACGAACGACAGATCAAACGAATACGGCGCAGGGTTGGAATGGTCTTTCAACAGTTCAATTTGTTTCCCCACCTCTCCATCCTCGACAACATCACGCTGGCACCAATCCGCGTCAAAAAAACAAAGAAAAAAGAGGCGGAGCTGAGGGCGCTCTCGCTCCTGAGCCAAATGGGGATCGCTGATCAGGCCATGAAACGGCCTGCCCAGCTCAGTGGGGGGCAGCAACAACGCGTCGCCATCGCCAGAGCCTTGGCGATGGATCCAGAGGTGATGCTGTTCGACGAGCCAACCAGTGCTCTCGATCCAGAACGCGTCAAGGAAGTTCTCGATGCCATGCGCACGCTGGCCTCAGCAGGAATGACCATGGTGGTCGTTACGCATGAACTGGGATTTGCCCGTGAAGTCGCTGACCGGGTGCTGTTTATGGACGCTGGGAAAGTAGTTGAACTTTCAGACGCAAAGACATTTTTCAGCCATGCCAAAGAAGAGCGCAGCAGGCGCTTCCTCAATCAAATGACTAACTGA
- a CDS encoding amino acid ABC transporter permease produces MASQFKPRRQRYQRWRQKPIEAAFSVLMLGLILWALWSTGSWLITGADWRVVSHNLPLYAFGSYPADQRWRPLVWMAALLLLTITTLGSDYLPQRLKRLQPLLPWAWILMVPTGVVLLAGAANLQAVPSRAWGGLTLTLLLTTASGFLALPMGVGLAIGRTSNLGLVAMLCRIYIDLMRAVPLIAVLFFGQLLLPLFLPVEIEINRVLRAVMAFALFAAAYVAEDVRGGLQSIPPTQAEAAAALGLNASLTMRLIILPQALRIAVPALTNQAIGLLQNTSLMAILGLIELLGISRSLLANPEYIGRHLEVYVWLAGVYWLLCSGMALLAKRIERQGHLSTSS; encoded by the coding sequence ATGGCGAGCCAGTTCAAACCTCGGCGACAGCGCTATCAGCGTTGGCGGCAAAAACCGATTGAGGCCGCATTCAGCGTTCTCATGCTCGGGTTGATTCTTTGGGCTCTCTGGTCAACGGGATCCTGGCTGATCACTGGGGCTGATTGGCGTGTGGTCAGCCACAACCTTCCGCTTTATGCCTTTGGCAGCTATCCCGCTGATCAACGCTGGAGGCCTTTGGTTTGGATGGCCGCTCTCCTGCTGCTAACGATCACCACGCTGGGCAGTGATTACTTGCCTCAACGTCTGAAACGCCTCCAACCTTTGCTTCCCTGGGCATGGATCCTGATGGTGCCTACAGGAGTTGTTCTGCTTGCTGGAGCCGCCAACCTCCAAGCCGTGCCCTCTCGCGCCTGGGGAGGGCTCACCCTCACCTTGCTGCTGACCACAGCGAGTGGTTTTTTAGCCCTGCCCATGGGGGTAGGGCTTGCGATCGGCAGAACGTCCAATTTGGGTTTGGTGGCGATGCTTTGCCGCATTTACATCGACCTCATGCGTGCCGTTCCTCTCATTGCGGTTCTTTTCTTCGGGCAGTTGCTCCTCCCGCTCTTCCTTCCGGTTGAGATCGAAATCAACAGAGTGTTGAGAGCTGTCATGGCTTTTGCACTATTTGCAGCGGCTTATGTGGCAGAGGATGTGCGCGGAGGACTGCAATCCATCCCACCCACACAAGCGGAGGCGGCCGCGGCCCTCGGCCTCAATGCGTCTCTCACCATGAGACTGATCATTCTTCCTCAAGCCTTGAGAATTGCTGTTCCGGCCCTGACCAACCAAGCGATTGGATTACTGCAAAACACAAGCTTGATGGCCATTCTCGGATTAATAGAACTGCTAGGAATCAGCCGAAGCTTGCTCGCAAACCCTGAATACATCGGCCGACATCTGGAGGTTTATGTATGGCTCGCAGGTGTGTATTGGTTGCTCTGTTCAGGGATGGCCCTCTTAGCGAAGCGAATTGAACGTCAAGGCCACTTATCCACTAGCTCCTAA
- a CDS encoding alpha-ketoglutarate-dependent dioxygenase AlkB produces the protein MSWNHRVGWIEPQASAYWFDRCQEQIVWEQPQVRVYGKLHRVPRMTAFLADASVSYRYSGVIHRGQGWPDWFTPLLEQVNESCSAQFNGCLFNLYRDGDDRMGWHADDEPEIDARCPIASLSFGATRALQFRHRQSQSREELALADGDLLVMEPDCQRLWMHALPVRKRVRTPRLNLTFRVFLPMSSAAQPKLAP, from the coding sequence ATGAGCTGGAACCATCGCGTTGGCTGGATTGAACCGCAAGCTTCGGCTTACTGGTTTGATCGATGTCAGGAACAGATTGTCTGGGAGCAACCCCAAGTTCGGGTGTACGGCAAGCTCCACCGTGTGCCGAGAATGACTGCTTTTCTCGCAGATGCTTCGGTGTCATACCGCTATAGCGGTGTGATTCATCGCGGTCAGGGCTGGCCCGACTGGTTTACGCCTTTGCTGGAGCAGGTGAATGAGAGTTGTTCTGCCCAATTCAATGGTTGTTTGTTCAATCTCTATCGGGATGGAGATGACCGCATGGGCTGGCATGCCGATGACGAACCGGAGATTGATGCCAGATGTCCGATCGCATCCCTTTCTTTTGGTGCCACCAGGGCGTTGCAGTTTCGTCATCGCCAGAGCCAGAGCCGAGAGGAACTAGCCCTTGCAGATGGGGATTTGCTGGTGATGGAACCTGATTGCCAACGGTTGTGGATGCACGCCCTTCCGGTTCGCAAGAGGGTACGCACGCCAAGGTTGAACCTCACGTTCCGAGTCTTTCTCCCAATGTCTTCAGCAGCACAGCCCAAATTGGCACCGTGA
- a CDS encoding HdeD family acid-resistance protein has protein sequence MNSRRIAAVFLIVASIAAILLPFASATLLTIGLGGIVFVAGINQLLRIGDIPNNQGKLFKGLSGLLYIVGAVFILIDPIDSEISLTLFAGVLLLVEGLMELATGASSHAPASGLVVVDGIVTAILGLLLVIEWPSDSLWALGTIFGVSLFLSALNLLKPTDAPPAAS, from the coding sequence ATGAATAGTCGCCGTATCGCTGCAGTCTTTTTAATTGTGGCCTCTATTGCAGCCATTTTGCTGCCTTTTGCATCAGCGACCCTTCTCACCATTGGCTTAGGGGGGATTGTGTTCGTAGCTGGGATCAATCAACTGCTTCGGATTGGAGATATTCCAAACAATCAAGGGAAACTCTTTAAAGGCTTGTCAGGCCTGCTTTACATCGTTGGTGCTGTCTTCATTCTGATCGACCCCATCGACAGTGAAATCAGCCTCACCCTGTTTGCAGGCGTCCTCTTGCTTGTAGAAGGCTTGATGGAATTAGCAACAGGAGCCAGTTCCCATGCACCAGCTAGCGGTCTTGTGGTGGTTGATGGAATCGTGACTGCCATCCTCGGATTGCTATTGGTGATCGAATGGCCTTCTGACAGCCTTTGGGCTTTGGGGACCATCTTTGGAGTGTCTCTTTTCCTATCCGCCTTGAACTTGCTCAAGCCCACGGATGCTCCACCAGCCGCCAGCTAA
- a CDS encoding AEC family transporter, with product MLRLLVELIPGLLVGYLLGRFKPSWVKPLATPLVRYGVPISLMGLLLKGGLNSSLISTAAVAAAAIMGMLMVLRRWRRGDDPLLSPTLQLGCCVGNTAYFGIPVALALLPPEALSVSIGYDFGATLLAWGLGPIWLAGSSPEADPQRWRVLINHLSSSPASRGLLGALVVLATPWQATITAALWMPSRVVIVLALIVVGMRLAGLSDAKSTTPQAEAATQSAQRKTLNAALGCKLLLFPAFVLGLSLILPISVFARQALVLQAAAPTAISVLLMAETEQADSTAAAQLIWRSTLMALITVPIWAVLLKTLGERLGT from the coding sequence ATTCTTCGCCTCCTGGTTGAACTCATTCCAGGCCTTCTTGTTGGATATCTGCTCGGACGATTCAAACCAAGTTGGGTCAAGCCGTTAGCGACGCCACTCGTGCGCTACGGCGTCCCCATCAGCCTGATGGGCTTGCTGTTGAAAGGTGGATTGAACAGCTCCCTGATCAGCACGGCCGCCGTGGCCGCGGCCGCCATCATGGGCATGCTGATGGTGCTCAGACGCTGGCGCCGAGGGGACGATCCGCTGCTCTCGCCCACGCTGCAACTGGGCTGTTGCGTTGGTAACACTGCCTATTTCGGGATTCCGGTCGCGCTGGCCTTGCTTCCACCAGAAGCTTTATCAGTCAGTATCGGCTACGACTTCGGCGCAACGCTCCTGGCATGGGGGCTAGGACCGATCTGGCTTGCAGGATCAAGTCCGGAGGCTGATCCGCAACGTTGGCGTGTATTGATCAACCACCTCAGTTCCAGTCCTGCCTCACGAGGACTCCTGGGCGCCTTGGTTGTGTTGGCAACACCATGGCAAGCCACGATTACGGCCGCACTGTGGATGCCTTCAAGGGTTGTGATCGTGCTGGCCTTAATCGTTGTGGGCATGCGACTTGCAGGCCTTTCAGACGCGAAATCAACAACACCGCAGGCAGAAGCAGCAACCCAGAGCGCTCAGCGCAAAACGTTGAATGCTGCTCTGGGGTGCAAACTTCTGCTGTTTCCTGCATTCGTATTGGGACTCAGCCTGATCCTTCCCATCAGCGTTTTCGCGCGTCAGGCCCTTGTCCTACAAGCTGCAGCCCCCACTGCCATTTCCGTGCTCTTAATGGCAGAAACCGAGCAGGCAGACAGCACTGCAGCAGCACAGCTCATTTGGCGCAGCACCCTCATGGCACTGATCACGGTGCCAATTTGGGCTGTGCTGCTGAAGACATTGGGAGAAAGACTCGGAACGTGA
- a CDS encoding amino acid ABC transporter substrate-binding protein, with protein MRVRLLALPLVSFLFILNGCATLGEGGASRLDLIKRRTELRCGVSGKIPGFSFLQRDGSFAGLDVDICRAFAAAINGSPDQVQYRSLTAPERFTALRTGEIDLLSRNTTFNLSRDAAGGNGVSFAPVVFHDGQGLLVKRSSGISNLNNLKGKTICVGSGTTTEQNLNDAFQAKGIDYKPIKYQDLNQVIAGYLQGRCSAMTSDRSQLAAARSGFNNPEQHVILPEVLSKEPLAPLSAGGDQRLTDAMRWVIYALIAAEELGITQENIGNKLEEAQRRPELTQLRRFLGVDGDLGQKLGLNNDFIVQVIQAVGNYGEIYNRHLGPESAVPIPRGLNNLYSNGGVLTSPPFQ; from the coding sequence ATGAGAGTCCGTCTTCTTGCACTGCCACTGGTTTCTTTCCTATTCATTTTGAATGGGTGTGCCACGCTTGGCGAAGGTGGAGCCTCAAGACTCGATCTCATTAAACGGAGAACCGAGCTTCGCTGCGGAGTCAGCGGCAAGATTCCAGGTTTTAGTTTTCTGCAAAGGGATGGATCCTTCGCTGGACTTGATGTGGACATCTGTCGAGCCTTTGCTGCAGCAATTAATGGCAGCCCAGATCAAGTGCAATACAGGTCCCTAACCGCTCCAGAACGTTTCACAGCACTACGTACCGGAGAGATTGATCTCCTATCGCGCAACACCACGTTCAACCTCAGCAGAGATGCCGCGGGAGGCAATGGCGTCAGCTTCGCTCCTGTGGTCTTTCATGACGGACAAGGTCTCTTGGTCAAGCGCAGCAGTGGGATCTCCAATCTCAACAACCTCAAGGGCAAAACCATCTGCGTGGGCTCAGGCACCACGACGGAGCAAAACCTCAACGATGCCTTTCAGGCAAAAGGGATCGACTACAAACCAATTAAGTATCAGGATCTCAATCAAGTCATCGCTGGCTACCTTCAAGGTCGCTGCAGCGCCATGACATCGGATCGCTCTCAGCTCGCCGCGGCCAGATCGGGTTTTAACAATCCAGAGCAACACGTGATTCTCCCTGAAGTCTTGAGCAAAGAGCCCCTTGCTCCACTGTCAGCAGGTGGTGATCAGCGCCTAACGGACGCCATGCGCTGGGTGATCTATGCGTTGATCGCTGCAGAAGAATTAGGCATTACACAAGAAAACATCGGAAACAAGCTGGAGGAAGCCCAACGTCGACCTGAACTCACACAGCTGAGGCGTTTTCTTGGGGTAGATGGTGATTTAGGTCAAAAATTAGGTTTAAACAACGATTTCATTGTCCAAGTGATTCAAGCAGTAGGTAATTACGGTGAAATCTATAATCGACATCTCGGCCCGGAGAGTGCCGTTCCAATTCCAAGGGGCCTCAATAATCTGTACAGCAATGGAGGCGTACTGACCTCACCCCCATTCCAATGA